One stretch of Alcaligenes faecalis DNA includes these proteins:
- the pgsA gene encoding CDP-diacylglycerol--glycerol-3-phosphate 3-phosphatidyltransferase → MPFNLPIALTWLRIVLIPLIVALFYLPADWLSMETRDLWAASVFIVAAATDWFDGWLARRWNQTSSFGAFLDPVADKLMVSAALLVLLDLGRVDAFIALIIIGREITISALREWMAKIGASGSVAVHRLGKFKTAAQMVAIPCLLYWSPVMGLPTRIIGQALIIVAAVLTVWSMCYYLQKAWPEIKKKQL, encoded by the coding sequence ATGCCTTTTAATCTGCCCATAGCCCTGACGTGGCTTCGCATCGTTCTGATTCCCTTGATCGTCGCCCTGTTTTATCTGCCAGCGGATTGGCTGAGCATGGAAACACGCGATCTGTGGGCCGCTTCGGTGTTTATCGTGGCCGCCGCAACGGATTGGTTTGACGGCTGGCTGGCTCGCCGCTGGAACCAGACTTCCTCATTCGGGGCCTTCCTGGACCCGGTTGCGGACAAGCTCATGGTCAGCGCCGCCTTGCTGGTTTTGCTGGATCTGGGCCGCGTGGATGCCTTTATCGCCCTGATTATTATTGGCCGCGAAATCACCATTTCGGCATTGCGGGAATGGATGGCCAAGATTGGTGCCAGTGGTAGTGTGGCAGTTCATCGCTTGGGTAAATTCAAAACCGCCGCGCAAATGGTTGCCATTCCTTGTCTGCTGTACTGGTCGCCCGTCATGGGCTTGCCGACACGGATCATTGGGCAAGCCCTGATTATTGTCGCCGCGGTCCTGACGGTCTGGTCCATGTGCTACTACTTGCAGAAGGCCTGGCCGGAGATCAAGAAAAAGCAACTCTGA
- the uvrC gene encoding excinuclease ABC subunit UvrC encodes MPADFNLKSYLSDLPNLPGVYRHIDDQGEVLYVGKARDLKRRVSSYFQKTLSSPRIAHMVARVARIEVTVTRSEAEALLLENNLIKRLRPRYNILFRDDKSYPYLMISAHQAPRIAYYRGSTSGKGHFFGPYPNSWAVRETIQILQRVFRLRTCEDSVYANRSRPCLLHQIGRCSAPCVNLISTEQYQLDVQRAISFLDGNTAEILGELQERMMQASDALDFEQAAALRDQMKALSAVLQQQSMEQVGKEDVDIIVVLNAGGKFCVNLAMVRGGRHLGDRAFFPTQINDDTPSDVLAAFIAQHYLERRMPPVLVCSHALPDADLMPLLAEQTGVKARVVVRPQGVRKIWLEQATKNAGLALARVLSESTARADRTRALAEALQLDLDEAQLDTLHIECFDISHTAGEATQASCVVYKHHEMQNSLYRRYNIAGITPGDDYAAMRQVLNRRFSRVAEGLAPLPDIVLIDGGKGQVEIARQVFVELGLDIHVLVGVAKGEKRKVGLETLVFADDRPPVALGVESAALMLVAQVRDEAHRFAITGMRAQRAKTRNVSRLEDIDGIGAKRRQRLLARFGGFSGVADASIDELSAVDGISTELAERIYHALR; translated from the coding sequence ATGCCCGCGGACTTCAATCTAAAATCCTATCTGTCTGATCTGCCGAATCTGCCGGGCGTGTACCGGCATATCGACGATCAGGGCGAGGTACTGTATGTGGGCAAGGCGCGTGACCTCAAGCGCCGTGTCAGCTCGTACTTCCAGAAAACGCTGAGCAGTCCCCGTATTGCCCATATGGTGGCGCGTGTTGCGCGCATCGAGGTAACCGTTACCCGCAGCGAGGCCGAGGCCTTGCTGCTGGAAAACAACCTCATCAAGCGTCTGCGGCCGCGCTACAACATTCTTTTCCGGGATGACAAGTCCTACCCCTACCTGATGATCAGCGCCCACCAGGCGCCTCGTATTGCCTATTACCGGGGCAGTACCAGCGGGAAGGGGCATTTCTTCGGCCCGTATCCCAACTCCTGGGCGGTGCGTGAGACCATTCAGATCCTGCAGCGGGTGTTCCGTTTACGGACCTGTGAGGACAGCGTCTACGCCAACCGCAGCCGTCCCTGTTTGCTGCATCAGATCGGACGCTGTTCGGCCCCCTGTGTGAACCTGATTTCGACCGAGCAGTATCAGCTGGATGTGCAGCGCGCCATCAGTTTTCTGGATGGTAATACGGCGGAAATTCTGGGCGAGCTGCAAGAGCGCATGATGCAGGCCTCTGATGCCCTGGACTTTGAGCAGGCGGCGGCCCTGCGTGATCAGATGAAAGCCTTGTCGGCCGTGCTGCAGCAGCAAAGCATGGAGCAGGTGGGCAAGGAAGATGTAGACATTATTGTGGTGCTGAACGCGGGCGGTAAGTTCTGTGTGAACCTGGCGATGGTGCGCGGTGGCCGTCACCTGGGCGACCGCGCTTTCTTCCCCACACAAATCAACGATGACACTCCCAGTGATGTGTTGGCGGCGTTTATCGCCCAGCACTATCTGGAGCGCCGCATGCCGCCGGTTCTGGTCTGTTCGCACGCTTTGCCTGATGCGGACCTGATGCCGCTGCTGGCCGAGCAAACCGGCGTGAAGGCGCGCGTTGTGGTGCGCCCGCAAGGGGTACGCAAGATCTGGCTGGAGCAGGCCACCAAGAACGCCGGTCTGGCACTGGCCCGCGTGCTGAGCGAATCCACCGCCCGTGCAGATCGAACCCGAGCCCTGGCCGAAGCGCTGCAACTGGACCTGGATGAGGCTCAGCTCGACACCCTGCACATCGAATGTTTCGATATCAGCCATACAGCAGGGGAGGCCACCCAGGCCTCCTGTGTGGTTTATAAACACCACGAGATGCAGAACTCGCTTTATCGCCGCTACAACATTGCCGGCATCACGCCGGGCGACGATTACGCAGCCATGCGTCAGGTGCTGAACCGACGTTTCTCGCGGGTTGCCGAAGGTTTGGCGCCTTTGCCCGATATCGTTCTGATCGACGGCGGCAAGGGCCAGGTGGAAATTGCCCGTCAGGTTTTTGTGGAGCTGGGCCTGGATATTCATGTCCTGGTCGGCGTTGCCAAGGGTGAAAAGCGTAAAGTAGGTCTGGAAACCCTGGTGTTTGCCGATGATCGCCCGCCGGTGGCTTTGGGTGTGGAGTCTGCGGCATTGATGCTGGTCGCCCAGGTGCGTGATGAGGCGCACCGTTTTGCCATTACGGGCATGCGTGCCCAACGTGCCAAAACGCGCAATGTGTCACGCCTGGAAGATATTGACGGGATTGGCGCCAAACGGCGTCAGCGTCTGCTGGCTCGCTTTGGTGGTTTTAGCGGCGTTGCGGACGCAAGTATTGATGAGCTTAGTGCGGTTGATGGAATATCCACTGAACTGGCCGAACGCATTTATCATGCTTTACGATAG
- the nagZ gene encoding beta-N-acetylhexosaminidase, with protein sequence MSSSSQAVLPPGPVMVDVQGMVLTDQERERLRHPLVGGVILFSRNFENRAQLTALCQSIHEARDEPLLIAVDHEGGRVQRFREDGFTTLPAMSQLGQLWTRDAVKAAAVAADTGYVLAAELRACGVDMSFTPVLDLDWGVSKVIGDRSFHRNPRAVSMLAAGLIRGLNKAGMAACGKHFPGHGGVEADSHHEIPVDDRTLEEILDEDAAPYGWLGTLQLPSVMPAHVIYSKVDPLPAGFSPYWIQRVLRKALAYDGVIFSDDLTMEGATVVGDILARAQAALGAGCDMVLVCNRPDLADDLLSRLDFTISEESQNRIRRLMPTTPALDWDALQADEHYQYARGLQSKILSV encoded by the coding sequence ATGAGTTCTTCCTCGCAAGCAGTACTGCCTCCGGGCCCGGTCATGGTGGACGTGCAGGGCATGGTCCTGACGGATCAGGAGCGCGAGCGCCTGCGCCATCCGCTGGTCGGTGGCGTGATCCTGTTCAGCCGCAACTTTGAAAATCGTGCTCAGTTGACCGCCCTGTGCCAGTCCATTCACGAAGCCCGTGATGAGCCTTTGCTGATCGCCGTGGACCACGAGGGTGGCCGCGTGCAGCGTTTCCGCGAGGACGGCTTTACCACGCTGCCCGCCATGAGCCAGTTGGGTCAGTTGTGGACACGCGATGCCGTCAAGGCCGCTGCGGTGGCCGCCGATACGGGCTATGTGCTGGCGGCCGAGCTGCGCGCTTGCGGCGTGGACATGAGCTTTACGCCGGTGCTGGATCTGGACTGGGGTGTCAGCAAGGTGATTGGTGATCGCTCTTTCCACCGTAATCCCCGCGCCGTCTCCATGTTGGCTGCAGGCTTGATTCGTGGCTTGAACAAGGCTGGTATGGCCGCTTGCGGCAAGCATTTTCCCGGTCATGGCGGTGTAGAGGCGGATTCGCATCACGAAATCCCCGTTGACGACCGTACCCTGGAAGAGATTTTGGACGAAGACGCCGCCCCTTACGGCTGGCTGGGCACCTTGCAGTTGCCTTCCGTGATGCCTGCGCACGTGATCTACTCCAAAGTAGACCCGCTGCCAGCCGGCTTTTCGCCGTACTGGATTCAGCGCGTGCTGCGCAAGGCCCTGGCCTATGACGGCGTGATTTTCTCCGACGACCTGACCATGGAAGGCGCCACCGTTGTGGGTGATATCCTGGCACGTGCTCAGGCCGCTCTGGGTGCTGGTTGCGACATGGTGCTGGTCTGCAATCGCCCTGATCTGGCCGACGATTTGCTCTCGCGCCTGGATTTCACGATTTCCGAGGAATCGCAAAACCGCATTCGTCGCCTGATGCCTACGACGCCAGCCTTGGATTGGGACGCTTTGCAAGCGGATGAACACTATCAATATGCCCGCGGACTTCAATCTAAAATCCTATCTGTCTGA
- the acpS gene encoding holo-ACP synthase has product MPPIPSGLIAGIGTDLIRIERIERALARHGDRFVKRILGEQEREVYARRQARDPVRGLRYLATRFAAKEAFSKAVGLGMRMPMAWSRMQTLNAPGGRPMVRLSADLQSWFDARFGAVHISLTDESDMAMAFVVLEAKAPAIPSLSLAESDTK; this is encoded by the coding sequence ATGCCCCCAATACCGTCCGGTTTGATTGCCGGCATCGGCACCGACCTGATCCGTATCGAGCGGATCGAGCGCGCCTTGGCTCGTCATGGTGATCGCTTTGTAAAGCGCATCCTGGGCGAGCAGGAGCGGGAAGTTTACGCCCGCCGTCAGGCACGCGATCCGGTGCGCGGCCTGCGCTATCTGGCCACCCGTTTCGCGGCCAAGGAAGCCTTTTCCAAAGCGGTAGGGCTGGGTATGCGCATGCCTATGGCCTGGTCGCGCATGCAAACCCTGAATGCGCCCGGTGGCCGCCCGATGGTGCGCCTGTCAGCGGATCTGCAAAGCTGGTTTGATGCCCGTTTCGGGGCCGTTCATATTTCCCTGACTGATGAATCCGATATGGCCATGGCCTTTGTGGTGCTGGAAGCCAAAGCGCCTGCCATTCCTTCCTTATCCTTAGCTGAGTCTGACACTAAATGA
- the paaK gene encoding phenylacetate--CoA ligase PaaK translates to MTAIKEQVGRDAIEHASVDEIRNLQLERLKWTLKHAYDNVPHYRQKFDEAGVHPDDLKQLSDISKFPFTTKQDLRDNYPFKMFAVPREQVARVHASSGTTGKPTVVGYTAKDISTWADLFARSMWAAGARPGDIAHVAYGYGLFTGGLGAHYGAERLGCTVVPMSGGQTEKQVQLIQDFRPDVILVTPSYFCNIVEEIERQGMDPRDTSLRIGIFGAEPWTGQMRLDIEQRAGIDAVDIYGLSEVMGPGVAMECVESKDGPVVWEDHFYPEIINPETGEPVAEGESGELVFTSLSKEAMPVIRYRTRDLTQLLPPTSRSMRRIGKITGRSDDMLIVRGVNLFPTQVEELVLKMPELAAQYQLVLSRNGNMDELEILVEVRAEFNHLNEAQREQLARRLTHSIKTFIGVSARIRVQSSGMVERTVTGKAKRVIDKRAF, encoded by the coding sequence ATGACAGCAATTAAAGAACAGGTTGGCCGCGATGCCATCGAGCATGCAAGTGTTGACGAAATCCGTAACTTGCAACTGGAACGTCTGAAATGGACGTTAAAGCATGCTTACGACAATGTGCCGCATTACCGGCAGAAATTTGATGAAGCGGGCGTGCACCCCGACGATTTGAAGCAATTGTCGGATATTTCCAAGTTCCCCTTCACGACCAAGCAGGACCTGCGTGACAACTACCCCTTCAAGATGTTTGCGGTTCCCCGCGAACAGGTAGCACGCGTTCATGCTTCCAGCGGCACCACGGGCAAACCGACCGTGGTTGGCTACACCGCCAAGGATATTTCCACCTGGGCGGACTTGTTTGCCCGTTCCATGTGGGCGGCCGGTGCCCGTCCGGGTGATATTGCCCACGTGGCTTACGGCTACGGCCTGTTCACCGGCGGTCTGGGTGCGCACTACGGTGCCGAGCGCCTGGGTTGTACCGTGGTCCCCATGTCCGGTGGTCAGACTGAAAAACAAGTTCAGCTGATTCAGGATTTCCGTCCCGACGTGATTCTGGTTACCCCCTCGTACTTCTGCAATATCGTGGAAGAGATCGAGCGTCAGGGCATGGACCCACGCGATACCTCCCTGCGTATCGGTATTTTTGGCGCTGAGCCCTGGACCGGCCAGATGCGTCTGGATATCGAGCAGCGCGCTGGCATCGACGCCGTGGACATCTACGGCCTGTCCGAAGTGATGGGCCCTGGCGTGGCCATGGAGTGCGTGGAAAGCAAGGACGGCCCAGTAGTGTGGGAAGACCATTTCTACCCGGAAATCATCAACCCTGAAACCGGCGAGCCTGTGGCCGAGGGTGAAAGCGGTGAACTGGTCTTTACCTCGCTGAGCAAAGAAGCCATGCCCGTCATCCGCTACCGCACTCGCGACCTGACACAGCTGTTGCCACCCACTTCGCGCAGCATGCGCCGCATCGGCAAGATCACTGGCCGCAGCGACGATATGCTGATTGTGCGTGGTGTGAACCTGTTCCCGACCCAGGTCGAAGAACTGGTTCTGAAGATGCCTGAGCTGGCTGCCCAATACCAACTGGTTCTGAGCCGTAACGGCAATATGGACGAGCTGGAAATTCTGGTGGAAGTGCGTGCCGAGTTCAATCATTTGAACGAAGCCCAGCGCGAGCAACTGGCTCGTCGTTTGACTCACTCCATCAAGACCTTTATTGGCGTCAGCGCACGTATCCGTGTGCAGTCCTCCGGCATGGTCGAGCGTACCGTGACCGGCAAGGCCAAACGTGTGATCGACAAGCGCGCGTTCTAA
- the paaI gene encoding hydroxyphenylacetyl-CoA thioesterase PaaI: MQSNALAVEDPQALAQQVSEHMYGNDQASQGLGLSLDSVAPGEANMSMTVRADMLNGHKTCHGGFIFALADSTFAFACNSRNAPTVASGCTIDYLAPAFEGDVLTARAVEASLAGRTGVYDIEVVNQNDKRIALFRGRSYRLNGTVLGGIEKK; this comes from the coding sequence ATGCAAAGCAACGCACTTGCTGTTGAAGACCCACAAGCGCTGGCCCAACAGGTCAGCGAGCATATGTATGGCAATGACCAGGCCTCTCAGGGCCTGGGCCTGAGCCTGGACAGCGTGGCACCGGGTGAGGCCAATATGAGCATGACGGTGCGCGCCGACATGCTCAACGGCCACAAGACCTGTCACGGCGGTTTCATTTTTGCCTTGGCTGACAGCACATTTGCGTTTGCCTGCAATTCTCGCAATGCACCGACTGTTGCGTCCGGTTGCACCATCGATTACCTGGCACCTGCTTTTGAAGGGGATGTCCTGACGGCTCGCGCTGTCGAGGCCTCCCTGGCAGGCCGCACCGGTGTTTATGACATCGAGGTGGTCAACCAGAACGACAAGCGCATTGCCTTGTTCCGTGGGCGCTCGTACCGGCTGAATGGCACGGTATTGGGCGGGATTGAAAAAAAATAA
- the paaG gene encoding 2-(1,2-epoxy-1,2-dihydrophenyl)acetyl-CoA isomerase PaaG, translated as MTDQSIQFQLENGVARITLNRPDKLNSFTADMHGELAQALDKVEQCADLRVLILTGNGRGFCAGQDLSERQMSAGDAPVDLGGTIEKYYAPLVRRLRALAAPVVVGVNGVAAGAGANLALAGDIVIATRSASFIQPFCRLGLLPDTGGTFFLPRLVGTARAMGLSLLGDKLSAEQAAQWGLIWECVDDDAFQARLNELAAHFAQAPTKGLAYAKKAIYASDAHSLDQQLDLERDLMRELGASEDYREGVNAFLGKRAPQFKGK; from the coding sequence GTGACTGACCAAAGTATTCAATTTCAGCTGGAAAATGGCGTAGCACGCATCACCTTGAATCGTCCCGACAAGCTCAACAGCTTTACGGCCGACATGCACGGTGAGCTGGCTCAGGCCCTGGATAAAGTGGAACAGTGCGCGGATCTGCGCGTGCTGATTCTGACGGGTAATGGCCGTGGCTTTTGTGCTGGCCAGGACTTGTCCGAGCGCCAGATGAGCGCGGGTGATGCACCCGTGGATCTGGGTGGCACCATCGAGAAATACTACGCACCGCTGGTGCGTCGCCTGCGCGCGCTGGCGGCCCCTGTGGTGGTGGGGGTCAATGGTGTGGCCGCTGGTGCCGGGGCCAACCTGGCTCTGGCCGGCGACATCGTGATCGCCACTCGCTCGGCCAGCTTCATCCAGCCTTTCTGCCGTCTGGGCCTTTTGCCCGATACCGGCGGTACTTTCTTCTTGCCGCGTCTGGTGGGTACAGCACGCGCCATGGGCCTGTCTTTGCTGGGCGATAAGCTCTCGGCCGAGCAGGCTGCTCAGTGGGGCCTGATCTGGGAATGTGTGGATGACGACGCGTTCCAGGCTCGCCTGAACGAGCTGGCCGCCCACTTTGCCCAGGCTCCGACCAAAGGTTTGGCCTATGCCAAGAAAGCGATTTATGCCAGTGATGCCCATTCGCTTGATCAACAGTTGGATCTGGAACGCGACTTGATGCGTGAACTGGGTGCATCCGAGGATTATCGCGAGGGTGTTAATGCATTCCTGGGCAAACGTGCCCCCCAATTCAAAGGAAAGTAA
- the paaN gene encoding phenylacetic acid degradation protein PaaN — MAADFFKTHQATLDQALSSILERNFWSAYPENPSPRAYGETAAQDGQAAFEAYRGKAFPLALEGAQGEVGNEQSPFGFDLGIRYPKVPVDQLLAQSQLALDSWRDAGPQAWVGICLEILHRLNQRSFEIAHAVQHTTGQGFMMAFQAGGPHAQERALEAVAYAWQEMSRIPGLVDWIKPQGKHDPIQMKKQFKVVPRGIGLVIGCSTFPTWNGYPGLFASLATGNTVIVKPHPGAILPLAITVAIAREVLAEAGFNPNVVLLAAHEPSEDTAQQLAMNKAVKLIDFTGSSQNGNWLEENARHALVYTEKAGVNQVIIDSVEDFKAVARNLAFSFALYSGQMCTAPQNIYVPRDGIRTADGVMSFDEVAQGLALAVQKLVSDPARAVEITGAVQNEACARRIDQARQLGMPILADSQTLEHPAFPGARVRTPLVLQARVDQPEIQQEWFGPIVFVVQTDSTEQSIEVAGRNVIEHGALTLSAYSTDDAVTAKIQRMAERSGVSLSLNLTGAVFINQTAAYSDFHGTGANPAANASLSDSAYVANRFRVVQTRWHF; from the coding sequence ATGGCAGCAGATTTTTTCAAGACGCATCAGGCGACGCTGGATCAAGCTTTGAGCAGTATTCTGGAGCGCAACTTCTGGAGCGCTTACCCTGAAAATCCCAGCCCGCGCGCCTATGGTGAAACCGCGGCTCAGGATGGTCAGGCTGCTTTTGAAGCCTACCGCGGCAAAGCCTTTCCTTTGGCGCTGGAAGGCGCACAAGGTGAAGTGGGCAATGAGCAATCGCCTTTTGGTTTTGATCTGGGCATCCGCTACCCCAAAGTGCCTGTGGATCAACTGCTGGCCCAGTCGCAACTGGCGCTGGACAGCTGGCGTGACGCTGGCCCACAAGCCTGGGTTGGTATCTGCCTGGAAATCCTGCATCGCTTGAACCAGCGCAGCTTCGAGATTGCTCACGCTGTGCAGCACACCACGGGTCAGGGCTTCATGATGGCCTTCCAGGCTGGTGGCCCTCACGCTCAGGAACGTGCGCTGGAAGCCGTGGCCTACGCCTGGCAGGAAATGTCCCGTATCCCCGGTCTGGTTGACTGGATCAAGCCCCAGGGCAAGCACGATCCCATCCAGATGAAGAAGCAGTTCAAAGTGGTGCCCCGTGGCATTGGTCTGGTGATTGGTTGCTCCACCTTCCCGACCTGGAACGGTTACCCCGGCCTGTTTGCTTCCCTGGCAACCGGCAATACCGTAATTGTGAAGCCGCACCCTGGCGCAATCCTGCCTTTGGCCATTACCGTTGCGATCGCCCGCGAAGTGCTGGCCGAAGCCGGTTTCAATCCTAATGTGGTTCTGCTGGCCGCCCACGAGCCATCGGAAGACACCGCCCAGCAACTGGCCATGAACAAGGCCGTCAAGCTGATCGACTTTACCGGCAGCAGCCAGAACGGTAACTGGCTGGAAGAAAATGCCCGCCACGCTTTGGTCTACACCGAAAAAGCCGGTGTGAACCAGGTCATTATCGATTCGGTTGAAGACTTTAAGGCTGTTGCCCGCAACCTGGCTTTCTCCTTTGCGCTGTACTCCGGTCAGATGTGTACCGCTCCTCAGAACATCTACGTGCCTCGCGACGGTATCCGTACGGCCGACGGCGTGATGAGCTTTGATGAAGTGGCTCAAGGCCTGGCTCTGGCGGTGCAAAAACTGGTGTCCGATCCGGCCCGTGCCGTTGAGATCACCGGCGCCGTGCAAAACGAAGCGTGCGCACGGCGTATTGATCAGGCTCGCCAGCTGGGCATGCCTATCCTGGCTGACAGCCAGACGCTGGAACACCCCGCATTCCCCGGTGCCCGCGTACGCACACCGCTGGTCTTGCAGGCCCGTGTGGACCAGCCCGAGATCCAGCAAGAATGGTTCGGCCCCATCGTGTTTGTGGTGCAAACCGATTCGACCGAGCAAAGCATTGAAGTGGCAGGTCGCAACGTGATTGAGCACGGTGCACTGACCTTGTCGGCTTACAGCACCGATGATGCTGTGACTGCCAAGATCCAGCGCATGGCCGAGCGTTCCGGCGTGTCCCTGTCCCTGAACCTGACCGGCGCTGTGTTCATCAACCAGACCGCAGCCTACAGTGACTTCCACGGCACTGGCGCCAACCCGGCCGCCAACGCATCCCTGTCGGATTCGGCCTATGTCGCTAACCGTTTCCGTGTCGTTCAGACTCGCTGGCATTTCTAA
- the paaE gene encoding 1,2-phenylacetyl-CoA epoxidase subunit PaaE: MSQFYSLPVASVSRSTRDAVVVAFTVPDDLQDVFQFRPGQYLTLRTHLDGQELRRSYSICAAPHDRLLRVAIKRVNDGAFSTWANSHLEAGASLEVMPPDGNFTVDFDPSQAHRYAAFAVGSGITPILSLVKTALDTEPQSTFTLFFGNRASSAIMFREEIEDLKNTYMERFSIVYIMSRETQDIDLFNGRLDGEKVRQLMQQWFDPASVDVAFVCGPQDMSEQVVAALQENGLAKSQIKFELFGAPKGPRALRTGEESRKAPGKEECELTVIQDGITRNLTISKSNSSILDAALEQGLELPYSCKGGVCSTCRCKVVEGEVDMDANFALEDYEVARGFVLSCQSFPVTDRVVIDFDQET; encoded by the coding sequence ATGAGTCAGTTTTATTCTCTTCCTGTGGCCTCGGTCTCCCGCAGCACCCGCGACGCCGTGGTGGTGGCCTTTACCGTGCCCGACGATTTGCAGGATGTGTTTCAGTTCCGCCCCGGTCAATACCTGACCTTACGCACCCATCTGGACGGCCAGGAACTGCGCCGCTCCTATTCGATCTGTGCGGCTCCGCACGACCGTTTGCTGCGCGTGGCGATCAAGCGCGTCAATGATGGTGCCTTCTCTACCTGGGCTAATAGTCACCTGGAAGCCGGTGCTTCCCTGGAAGTGATGCCACCGGATGGCAACTTCACTGTGGACTTTGATCCCAGCCAGGCTCACCGTTACGCCGCCTTTGCGGTCGGTAGCGGCATTACCCCGATTCTGTCGCTGGTGAAAACCGCGCTGGATACCGAGCCCCAGTCGACCTTCACGCTGTTTTTCGGTAACCGTGCCTCCTCGGCCATCATGTTCCGCGAAGAGATCGAGGACCTGAAAAACACCTATATGGAACGTTTCTCCATCGTGTATATCATGAGCCGGGAAACGCAGGATATTGACCTGTTCAACGGTCGTCTGGACGGTGAAAAAGTACGCCAGCTGATGCAGCAATGGTTCGATCCCGCCAGTGTGGATGTGGCCTTTGTCTGCGGTCCCCAGGACATGAGCGAGCAGGTGGTTGCCGCCTTGCAGGAAAACGGCCTGGCAAAATCCCAGATCAAGTTCGAGCTGTTCGGTGCCCCCAAAGGCCCACGTGCCTTGCGCACGGGCGAAGAGTCGCGCAAGGCTCCGGGCAAGGAAGAGTGCGAGCTGACCGTGATTCAGGACGGTATCACCCGCAACCTGACCATCAGCAAGAGCAACAGCAGTATTTTGGATGCGGCGCTGGAGCAAGGGCTGGAATTGCCTTACTCCTGTAAAGGTGGGGTTTGTTCCACCTGCCGTTGCAAAGTGGTAGAGGGCGAAGTGGACATGGACGCCAACTTTGCACTGGAAGATTACGAAGTAGCCCGCGGTTTCGTGCTCAGTTGTCAAAGCTTCCCGGTGACCGACCGGGTGGTCATCGACTTCGATCAGGAAACCTAA
- the paaD gene encoding 1,2-phenylacetyl-CoA epoxidase subunit PaaD translates to MTQTWSTEQVMQVLATVPDPEIPVISLLDLGIVRDVSWEQGVCVVTITPTYSGCPAMYEMSHSIEQALQQAGIEQVRVDTKLSPAWTTDWMSEQGKLALRDYGIAPPAQSAVDISGLLRQPEAPVVACPQCGSTHTRVISQFGSTPCKALYRCISCGEPFDYFKAH, encoded by the coding sequence ATGACACAGACCTGGAGCACCGAGCAGGTCATGCAAGTGCTGGCCACGGTTCCAGACCCGGAGATCCCCGTGATCTCCTTGCTGGACCTGGGCATTGTGCGTGACGTGAGTTGGGAGCAGGGCGTGTGTGTGGTCACCATCACACCGACCTACTCCGGTTGTCCGGCGATGTACGAGATGAGCCACTCGATTGAACAGGCCTTGCAACAGGCCGGTATCGAGCAGGTTCGGGTGGATACGAAGTTGTCACCGGCCTGGACGACCGATTGGATGAGCGAGCAGGGCAAGTTGGCCTTGCGCGACTACGGTATCGCTCCTCCGGCCCAAAGTGCGGTTGATATTTCTGGTTTGCTGCGTCAGCCCGAGGCGCCCGTGGTGGCCTGTCCTCAATGCGGCTCCACGCATACACGGGTGATCAGCCAGTTTGGCTCTACACCCTGTAAGGCGCTGTATCGCTGCATCAGCTGCGGTGAACCATTCGATTACTTTAAGGCGCATTAG
- the paaC gene encoding 1,2-phenylacetyl-CoA epoxidase subunit PaaC, with product MDKALFSYALRMGDSNLVLAQRLGEWTGHGPALEEELACANTALDLLGQARMWLTLAGETEGQGRDEDRLAYHRDVHEYANYLLVERVNGHYGDTLARQFLFDAWHCFLLEQLVESSDEQIRAIAQKAHKEVLYHLRRSTDLIVRLGDGTPESHQRMQKAIDDAWFYLGELFLDDEVTEELAQRQAVPLMASLWQPCLEYIQNALERATLRCPAEQDAQHKAYRGGPQGRHTEALGFLLAEMQHLPRMYPDATW from the coding sequence ATGGACAAAGCCTTGTTTTCCTACGCCCTGCGCATGGGCGATTCCAACCTGGTGCTGGCACAGCGTCTGGGTGAGTGGACTGGTCACGGCCCGGCTCTGGAAGAAGAGCTGGCCTGTGCCAATACCGCACTGGACCTGTTGGGTCAGGCCCGTATGTGGCTGACACTGGCAGGCGAGACCGAAGGTCAGGGCCGTGACGAAGATCGTCTGGCTTATCACCGTGATGTCCACGAGTACGCCAACTACCTGTTGGTTGAGCGTGTGAATGGCCATTACGGCGACACTCTGGCACGCCAGTTCCTGTTTGATGCCTGGCATTGCTTCTTGCTAGAGCAATTGGTCGAGTCCAGCGACGAGCAGATTCGTGCCATTGCCCAGAAGGCACACAAAGAAGTGCTGTATCACCTGCGTCGCTCGACCGATCTGATCGTGCGCCTGGGTGACGGTACGCCCGAGAGCCATCAGCGCATGCAAAAAGCGATTGATGACGCCTGGTTCTACCTGGGTGAACTGTTCCTGGATGACGAGGTCACCGAGGAACTGGCTCAGCGTCAGGCCGTGCCCTTGATGGCCAGCCTGTGGCAACCTTGCCTGGAGTACATCCAGAATGCGCTGGAGCGCGCGACCCTGCGTTGCCCGGCCGAACAGGATGCTCAGCACAAGGCCTACCGTGGTGGCCCGCAAGGCCGTCACACAGAAGCGTTAGGGTTTCTGTTGGCAGAAATGCAGCATCTGCCACGTATGTATCCTGACGCCACTTGGTGA